The genomic segment AGTGGCCGTGTATTTCACCAAAGCACAGTGGGCTCTGATGGATCCAGATCAAAAGGTTTTGGACTGGGAAGCCATGCTGGAGAATTATGTGAATGTGGCCTCTTCGGGTAAGAATCCTTTTATTCCTTTGGTTGGTAGATGCCGTATTCTTTGTTTCCTCTTGTTTATCAAAGCACCATATAGATATTGCTCAGCAGGAAACATGGGTCCAAGCTCTCTGATGTGCCCTTACCAGCTCATTCTTGCTCTTGTGTTCTCTTCTCATTCAGCTTGGCAGCCCATTCATGCTCTCATGCAAAGACTCAGTGCCTACCTAGTGGTGCTGCACAAGGACCATCTCACAGGACAGCGGAGCAGGTGCCAAATTATGCTTCCTGGCTCCCATTGGAGCAGCCAGGAACATCTAAGCAGGCATTCCTTTCCAGGCTGGGCCTTCCCTTGAGCACAAATgaacaccttatactgaatctatcaaggtcagtataatctactcagactgggagtgactctccagcctttcaggcagcctttcacatcacctgttgtcGGGTAATTTTAAGTGGAGATTCTGAAgtctgaacctgggatcttcctcTAGGTGGAGGGTGTTCCATTATTCATCCCCCATCTCTTGCTTGCCTCTTCTCAGCCTCACTCCATTTGTCTTTGCTGTGAATGTGAGTAGGATTTGGAAGACAATGGCTTGCAGTTCTGAATATTTTTTCATTTAGAAGAACAATAGTGTCATACCCttagttcttcatcagttccttctTCAGAGTTCTGATTTCTAATCTGTACACATCTGCATGCTTCAGCAGTTTCTTGTTATTctcaaggtgcttctggactcaaatctagcttttccACGCAAGAGATTTATTAGATTTGTTTCCGTAACTGATAACCCCTCTCCCCTTTGGGCTCAGTGTGgagtcgtggttaagagcagtgtactctaatctggagaaccgggtttgattccccactccttcacatgaagcctgctgggtgaccttgggctagtcacaattctctttgaactctctcagcccacctacctcacaaggtgtctgttgtggggagaggaagggaaggtgattgtaagccactttgagactccttaaaggtagagaaaatcagggtataaaaaccaactcttcttcttctcatgtctGGTTTCTCTGTTTCAGCAGATGTgtgggagagagaaaatgaaaaggAAGCACATCCATTGAAGAAGGAAAATGAAATGTCTCCAGACTATAAGGAGAATTTTGGAGATCTAGATGGAAAGAAAGATCAGGAGGAAAACCAAACACATAAAGGCAGGAACAAATCTCAGGATGACTTCTCTGAAATTCTACGTCTTCAACCAATATGCAACAGAAAGAGCAAGAATGAGTGTCCTgtctgtgggaaaagctttgctACTACGTCAAGCCTGAAAGTGCATTGGAATACCCACACAGGGGCGAAACCATATGTCTGCTCACagtgtggaaggagattcagCCAAAGCTCAACTCTTACTTCCCAtgagagaacccacacaggagagaaaccatataaatgcgtGGAATGTGGGAAAGGTTACAGTCAAAGTGCATACCttatttcccatcaaagaatccacacaggggagaaaccctatacTTGCTgtgagtgtgggaaaagtttctgCCACAAGTCCAACCTTACAACCCACCAACGAAtacatacaggggagaaaccattcaCATGCcgggagtgtggaaagagcttcaatcACAGCTCAAcgcttacttcacatcaaagacaACATACGGgagagaagccatttaaatgcctagagtgtgggaaGACCTTCAACCAGAGTGCTCAACTTATTAGCCATAAGAAAAGTCACATGAGGGAAAAACCATTTAAATGCCTCGAGTGTGGGAAGAGTTTCTGTTCAAAAAGAACCCTTGCTTCCCATGAAAGAACCCACAGAGGAGAGGACCCATATGAAGTTTTCAAAGATAAAAAGAGATCCAGTCAGAACCTTTCATCCCATCAAAGTATCCCCACAGGGGAAAAAGCATATATATGcctagaatgtggaaagagctttcgtCAAAGCACACACCTTACTGCCCATCGGCGTattcacacaggagaaaaaccttATATTTGCCCAgactgtggaaagagtttcaccCAGAACTCAAATCTTAAAGCacaccaaagaacccacacaggggagaaaccatttaaatgcccggactgtggaaagagctttaatCACAGCACAACACTTACTTTGCATCAAAGAGTACACACAGgcgagaagccgtataaatgcctggagtgcgaAAAGACCTTCACTCAGAGGTCTCATCTGCTTACCCATGAGAAAATtcacacacaagaaaaaccatttaaatgccctgagtgtggaaagagtttcaatCGGAATGCAAAACTTATAttccatcaaagaatccacacaggagagaaaccctatcagtgcttggaatgtggaaagagattcagtcagaacaCAAACCTTGCGTCCCATCGAAAAATCCACAGAGAAGAAAAGGAAttcaaatgcctggagtgtgggaaaagtttcactcACAGCACATATCTTATCATACATCAAGAAATCCACTCAGGAAAAAAAGCATACAGatgtttggaatgtggaaagGCCTTCAGTCATAATGCAGGTCTTATGAGGCATAAAAAGAATtttcacaggggagaaaccatctGAATTCCTCAAGTGTGGAAACTGCTTCACTTAGAGTAGATATCTTACTTTCCATCAAATAATTTGCCCAGTGGGAAAACTATTTTTCCTCACCGTgtacaaaatacacacacaagtTTAACACAGGGGCCCTTTCACTTTGTTAGTGCGCTCCAATTCTTCCTCCGTAGGCTGTTCTACAGTCAGCTCCCATTATTTTTACTTGACtgaaattgggtttttttgggggggcagtatttttttaaatacgaTTAATGGTTGATCTAGTTGCATAATTGTAGAGTTCTTGTAATTTTCTGAATCATCTATAGTGACAGTCTTCC from the Euleptes europaea isolate rEulEur1 chromosome 1, rEulEur1.hap1, whole genome shotgun sequence genome contains:
- the LOC130476114 gene encoding zinc finger protein 501-like — translated: MGGGVASNNVQKVPSQVVSYSTWSNFSVADLQKQMFWCICEVAVYFTKAQWALMDPDQKVLDWEAMLENYVNVASSDVWERENEKEAHPLKKENEMSPDYKENFGDLDGKKDQEENQTHKGRNKSQDDFSEILRLQPICNRKSKNECPVCGKSFATTSSLKVHWNTHTGAKPYVCSQCGRRFSQSSTLTSHERTHTGEKPYKCVECGKGYSQSAYLISHQRIHTGEKPYTCCECGKSFCHKSNLTTHQRIHTGEKPFTCRECGKSFNHSSTLTSHQRQHTGEKPFKCLECGKTFNQSAQLISHKKSHMREKPFKCLECGKSFCSKRTLASHERTHRGEDPYEVFKDKKRSSQNLSSHQRQEHENYGFRWMNPD